In Pseudomonas sp. Leaf58, one DNA window encodes the following:
- a CDS encoding alginate export family protein — protein sequence MTLNPFVKAGIGLSFALLWSCPTLAQMTAEKNVGLDVKITGQSEDDRDLGTRSGGDVSGLGLDLRPWVYGERGNWSAYAMGQAVTATDTIETDTLRQNDDGTSTDTAADGREQDKSYLAMREFWVGYSGLTAYPGEQLRLGRQRLRSDDGMWRDTNIEALNWTFDTTLLKADLGVAQRFSEYRTDLTELAPQDKDRTHLYGNVATQWTPGHWVGVRAHHSHDGGSLKNPGETVDALDKTRTGDLTWLGLEANSDAYNWRNDHTVNYWGSVTWLTGDRDTLSSQVVGDDSVATGKQSGDVNAWATDLGIRLRLDPQWQVGAAYARGSGGGGDDGSSNYEQTGLESNRSNYTGTRSRVHRFGEAFRGELGNLQAATLFASWQLRDDYDASFIYHKFWRVDGNQNIGSSGINAVVNDNGVNRPLVDGEKDLGQEMDVVVTKYFKQGLLPASMSQAIDEPSALVRLRAGVFKPGDAYGKEADSYMHRAFVDVIWRF from the coding sequence ATGACGCTCAATCCCTTCGTGAAAGCTGGCATCGGCCTGAGCTTCGCCTTGCTGTGGTCCTGCCCGACCCTGGCGCAAATGACCGCTGAGAAAAACGTTGGCCTGGACGTGAAAATCACCGGCCAATCGGAAGACGACCGTGACCTGGGCACCCGCTCTGGCGGTGATGTCAGCGGCCTGGGCCTCGACCTGCGCCCCTGGGTGTATGGCGAGCGTGGCAACTGGAGCGCCTATGCCATGGGCCAGGCCGTCACCGCCACCGACACCATCGAAACCGACACCCTGCGCCAGAACGACGACGGCACCAGCACCGACACCGCCGCCGACGGCCGCGAACAGGACAAGAGCTACCTGGCCATGCGCGAATTCTGGGTCGGCTACAGCGGCCTTACCGCCTACCCCGGCGAGCAGCTGCGCTTGGGTCGCCAGCGCCTGCGCAGCGACGACGGCATGTGGCGTGACACCAACATCGAGGCGCTGAACTGGACCTTCGACACGACCCTGCTCAAGGCCGACCTGGGCGTGGCCCAGCGCTTCAGCGAATACCGCACCGACCTCACCGAGCTAGCCCCGCAAGACAAGGACCGTACGCACCTCTACGGCAACGTCGCCACGCAGTGGACCCCAGGCCACTGGGTGGGCGTACGGGCCCATCACAGCCACGACGGCGGCAGCCTGAAGAACCCCGGCGAAACCGTCGATGCGCTGGACAAAACCCGCACCGGCGACCTCACCTGGTTGGGCCTGGAGGCCAACAGTGACGCCTACAACTGGCGCAACGACCACACCGTCAATTACTGGGGCAGCGTCACCTGGCTGACCGGCGACCGCGACACCCTCAGCAGCCAAGTGGTGGGCGACGACAGCGTGGCCACCGGCAAGCAGAGCGGTGACGTCAACGCCTGGGCCACCGACCTCGGCATCCGCCTGCGCCTCGACCCGCAATGGCAGGTGGGTGCGGCCTACGCCCGTGGCAGCGGCGGTGGTGGCGATGACGGCTCGAGCAACTACGAGCAGACCGGCCTGGAGAGCAACCGCTCCAACTACACCGGTACCCGGTCGCGCGTACACCGCTTCGGTGAAGCCTTCCGCGGTGAGCTGGGCAACCTGCAGGCGGCCACCCTGTTCGCCTCCTGGCAGCTGCGCGACGACTACGACGCCAGCTTCATCTACCACAAGTTCTGGCGTGTCGATGGCAACCAGAACATCGGCTCCAGCGGCATCAACGCGGTGGTCAACGACAACGGCGTGAACCGCCCACTGGTCGATGGCGAAAAAGACCTCGGCCAGGAAATGGACGTGGTCGTGACCAAGTACTTCAAGCAAGGCCTGCTGCCGGCTTCGATGAGCCAGGCCATCGACGAGCCGTCTGCCCTGGTGCGCCTGCGTGCCGGCGTGTTCAAGCCGGGCGACGCCTACGGCAAGGAAGCGGACTCGTACATGCACCGCGCCTTCGTCGATGTGATCTGGCGCTTCTGA
- the algG gene encoding mannuronan 5-epimerase AlgG has product MNLHPHLRHSLLASALLLAAGLAVAAEPTTIAKGLQQAKTYTVSSAPVEPLHMDPPTLPDLTGFTAEAVQKKIDRRHKGKVSLRRMFQEDSLKEFVGGDNKAAEWVQRQHGIPQAIFIDDGHVDLVELSKKVPKQYLSEVEPGVYLARLPIVVGQKGILEIDNKVKQLRLSQEGGAFLVNDGKLFVTDTQVTGWREKDNGPATFRSPKEFRPFLLSWGGTETYIVNTKMASFGYAKSKSYGVSISQYTPNMAKRMGRPEPTGWIIGSEFSDMWYGFYCYETQDFVVKDSTYRDNIVYGIDPHDRSHRLIIAGNTVYGTKKKHGIIVSREVNDSWIINNKSFDNKLSGVVIDRNSVNNLIAYNEIYRNHTDGITLYESGDNLIWGNKLINNRRHGIRVRNSVNIRLYENVAVANGLVGVYGHIKDLSDTDRNIALDPFDAKVSLILVGGELAANGSGPLSIDSPLSVELYKVSMLAPRKASGISLNGILGERQDEILDLLVRQQKAVLIDPVERQTEMID; this is encoded by the coding sequence ATGAACCTTCACCCGCACTTACGTCACAGCCTGCTGGCCAGCGCCTTGCTGCTGGCCGCCGGCCTGGCCGTCGCCGCAGAGCCCACGACGATCGCCAAAGGGCTGCAGCAAGCCAAGACCTATACGGTCTCCAGTGCACCGGTCGAACCGCTGCACATGGACCCGCCAACGCTGCCCGACCTGACCGGCTTCACTGCCGAGGCTGTGCAGAAGAAAATCGACCGCCGCCACAAGGGCAAGGTCAGCCTGCGTCGCATGTTCCAGGAGGACAGCCTGAAGGAGTTCGTCGGCGGCGACAACAAGGCGGCCGAGTGGGTCCAACGCCAGCACGGTATCCCGCAAGCGATCTTCATCGATGACGGCCATGTCGACCTGGTCGAGCTGAGCAAGAAGGTACCCAAACAGTACCTCAGCGAAGTCGAACCGGGCGTGTACCTGGCGCGCTTGCCGATCGTGGTCGGGCAGAAGGGCATCCTCGAAATCGACAACAAGGTCAAGCAGCTGCGCCTGTCCCAGGAAGGCGGCGCGTTCCTGGTCAACGACGGCAAGCTGTTCGTCACCGACACCCAGGTGACTGGCTGGCGCGAAAAGGACAACGGCCCGGCGACCTTCCGCTCGCCCAAGGAATTCCGCCCGTTCCTGTTGTCGTGGGGCGGCACCGAGACCTACATCGTCAACACCAAGATGGCTAGCTTCGGCTACGCCAAGTCCAAGTCGTACGGTGTGAGCATCTCGCAGTACACACCGAACATGGCCAAGCGCATGGGCCGCCCAGAACCCACCGGCTGGATCATCGGCTCGGAGTTCAGCGACATGTGGTACGGCTTCTACTGCTACGAAACCCAGGACTTCGTGGTCAAGGACAGCACCTACCGCGACAACATCGTCTATGGCATCGACCCGCACGACCGCTCGCACCGGCTGATCATCGCCGGCAACACGGTGTACGGCACCAAGAAAAAGCACGGCATCATCGTCTCGCGTGAGGTCAACGACAGCTGGATCATCAACAACAAGAGCTTCGACAACAAGCTCTCGGGCGTGGTGATCGACCGCAACAGCGTCAACAACCTGATCGCCTACAACGAGATCTACCGCAACCACACCGACGGCATCACCCTGTACGAAAGTGGCGACAACCTGATCTGGGGCAACAAGCTGATCAACAACCGCCGCCACGGCATCCGCGTGCGTAACAGCGTGAACATCCGCCTGTACGAGAACGTCGCCGTAGCCAACGGCCTGGTGGGCGTTTACGGGCACATCAAGGACCTGTCCGATACCGACCGCAACATTGCCCTCGACCCGTTCGACGCCAAGGTGTCGCTGATTTTGGTCGGCGGCGAGCTGGCGGCTAACGGCTCCGGGCCCCTGTCGATCGACTCGCCGCTGTCGGTCGAGCTGTACAAGGTGTCCATGCTCGCCCCGCGCAAAGCCAGCGGCATCAGCCTCAACGGCATCCTCGGCGAACGCCAGGACGAAATCCTCGACCTGCTGGTCCGCCAGCAGAAGGCTGTGCTGATCGACCCGGTCGAACGCCAGACCGAAATGATCGATTAA
- a CDS encoding alginate O-acetyltransferase, with protein sequence MTPPLMKLLGLSAALLAISQGVRAEDVKAPTFSAEPCCQLCPEAHDASRYTTRYQQNFTTLVQAKGDWLFRTREDLRTEFNTTPAGYKRLQQVHDAFKKRGVELVVVYQPTRGLVNRNMLNPAEKAAFDYQKALGNYQAMLKRFASMGYNVPDLSPLTNEQLAAADQGKDFYFRGDQHWTPYGAERAAKIVADTVHKMAAFEGIPRKEFETKKAGRMGKTGTLHNVAGQLCGTSYAVQYMDQFATEPKGASGGGDDLFGDEGNAQITLVGTSHSGKNYNFSGFLEQYIGADVLNVAFPGGGLEGSMIQYLGSEEFQKNPPKILIWEFSPLYRLDQETIWRQILGLLDDGCDDRPALMSASTTLKPGKNELMVNGKGGVVKDLVNRNLQMDVKFDDPSVKVLQATLWYLNGRHEDIKLEKPETSDTDGRFVFQMREDEDWASQSLLAFEIQGPEKGTQKVQAKLCKRNNFAVPAQTAQAGQ encoded by the coding sequence ATGACCCCACCCCTGATGAAACTGCTGGGCCTGTCCGCCGCCCTCCTGGCGATCAGCCAAGGCGTGCGCGCCGAAGACGTCAAGGCCCCCACCTTCAGCGCCGAACCTTGCTGCCAGCTGTGCCCTGAAGCGCACGACGCCAGCCGCTACACCACCCGCTACCAGCAGAACTTCACTACGCTGGTGCAGGCCAAGGGCGACTGGCTGTTCCGTACCCGCGAAGACCTGCGCACCGAATTCAACACCACCCCGGCCGGCTACAAGCGCCTGCAGCAAGTGCACGACGCGTTCAAGAAGCGCGGCGTGGAACTGGTGGTGGTGTACCAGCCGACCCGCGGCCTGGTGAACCGCAACATGCTCAACCCAGCGGAAAAAGCTGCCTTCGACTACCAGAAGGCCCTCGGCAACTATCAGGCCATGCTCAAGCGCTTCGCCAGCATGGGCTACAACGTGCCCGACCTGTCGCCGCTGACCAACGAGCAACTGGCCGCCGCCGACCAGGGCAAGGACTTCTACTTCCGTGGCGACCAGCACTGGACGCCGTACGGCGCCGAGCGCGCGGCAAAAATCGTGGCTGATACCGTGCACAAGATGGCGGCCTTCGAAGGCATCCCACGCAAGGAGTTCGAGACCAAGAAGGCCGGGCGCATGGGCAAGACCGGCACCCTGCATAACGTCGCCGGCCAGCTGTGCGGCACCAGCTACGCCGTCCAATACATGGATCAGTTCGCCACCGAGCCGAAGGGTGCCAGCGGCGGTGGCGATGACTTGTTCGGTGACGAAGGCAACGCTCAGATCACCCTGGTCGGCACCAGCCACAGTGGCAAGAACTACAACTTCTCGGGCTTCCTCGAGCAGTACATCGGCGCCGACGTGCTCAACGTGGCCTTCCCTGGCGGTGGCCTGGAAGGCTCGATGATCCAGTACCTGGGCAGCGAGGAGTTCCAGAAAAACCCGCCGAAGATCTTGATCTGGGAATTCTCCCCGCTGTACCGCCTGGACCAGGAAACCATCTGGCGACAAATCCTTGGCCTGCTCGATGACGGCTGCGATGACCGCCCGGCCCTGATGAGCGCCAGCACCACCCTCAAGCCCGGCAAGAACGAACTGATGGTCAACGGCAAGGGCGGCGTGGTCAAAGACCTGGTCAACCGCAACCTGCAGATGGACGTCAAGTTCGACGACCCATCGGTGAAGGTGCTGCAAGCCACCCTCTGGTACCTCAACGGCCGCCACGAAGACATCAAGCTGGAAAAACCGGAAACCTCCGACACCGATGGCCGCTTCGTCTTCCAGATGCGTGAAGACGAGGACTGGGCTAGCCAGAGCCTGCTGGCCTTTGAAATCCAGGGGCCGGAGAAAGGCACTCAGAAAGTCCAAGCCAAACTCTGCAAACGCAACAACTTTGCCGTGCCTGCGCAGACCGCGCAGGCCGGCCAGTGA
- a CDS encoding mannuronate-specific alginate lyase: MTPFTRISRPALLALALCGGAAHAALVPPQGYYEGIEKLKASDGNFRCEAAPKPYTAALQFRSKYEGSDKARATLNASSEKAFRKSTEDITTLEKGVSKMVGQYMRDGRPAQLDCTLAWLGTWARADALMSTDYNHTGKSMRKWALGSMSGSWLRLKFSNSQPLAAHQAEAELIEKWFARLASQVVRDWSDLPLEKINNHSYWAAWAVMASAVATDRRDLFDWAVKEYRVGANQVDEQGFLPNELKRKQRALAYHNYALPPLAMIASFAQANGVDVRGENNNALQRLAQRVLAGSKDPSAFKARNGDKQDMKDLKIDSKYAWMEPYCSLYACSGDTLQRKRGMQPFNSFRLGGDLTRVYDPSAESKR, encoded by the coding sequence ATGACCCCGTTCACGCGAATTTCCCGCCCCGCCCTGCTTGCCCTGGCGTTGTGCGGCGGTGCTGCGCACGCTGCGCTGGTACCGCCCCAGGGCTACTACGAGGGGATCGAAAAGCTCAAGGCCAGTGACGGCAACTTCCGCTGCGAGGCGGCGCCCAAGCCGTACACCGCTGCCCTGCAGTTCCGCAGCAAGTACGAAGGTTCGGACAAGGCGCGGGCAACGCTCAATGCCAGCTCGGAAAAAGCCTTTCGCAAGTCCACCGAAGACATCACCACCCTTGAGAAAGGCGTGAGCAAGATGGTCGGCCAGTACATGCGGGACGGCCGCCCGGCGCAGCTCGACTGCACCCTGGCCTGGCTGGGTACCTGGGCGCGCGCCGATGCACTGATGTCCACCGACTACAACCACACCGGCAAGTCGATGCGCAAATGGGCGCTGGGCAGCATGAGCGGTTCGTGGCTGCGCCTGAAGTTCTCCAACTCGCAGCCGCTGGCTGCGCACCAGGCCGAGGCCGAGCTGATCGAAAAATGGTTCGCCCGCCTGGCCTCGCAAGTGGTGCGCGACTGGAGCGACCTGCCGCTGGAGAAGATCAACAACCACAGCTACTGGGCCGCCTGGGCGGTGATGGCCAGCGCCGTGGCCACCGACCGTCGCGACCTGTTCGACTGGGCTGTGAAGGAATACCGAGTGGGCGCCAACCAGGTCGACGAGCAGGGCTTCTTGCCCAACGAGCTCAAGCGCAAGCAGCGCGCCCTGGCTTACCACAACTACGCCCTGCCGCCGCTGGCGATGATCGCCAGCTTCGCCCAGGCCAATGGCGTGGATGTGCGTGGCGAAAACAACAATGCCCTGCAGCGCCTGGCGCAGCGGGTACTGGCCGGGTCGAAGGACCCCAGCGCGTTCAAGGCGCGCAATGGCGATAAGCAGGACATGAAAGACCTGAAGATCGACAGCAAGTACGCCTGGATGGAGCCCTACTGCAGCCTGTATGCGTGCAGTGGCGACACCCTGCAACGCAAGCGTGGCATGCAGCCGTTCAACAGCTTCCGGCTGGGTGGCGACCTGACCCGGGTCTACGACCCGAGCGCTGAATCGAAAAGATAA
- a CDS encoding MBOAT family protein: protein MVFSSNVFLFLFLPIFLGLYYLSGQRYRNLLLLVASYIFYAWWRVDFLALFAGVTLWNYWIGLKVGAAGVRTKPAQRWLLLGVGVDLAILGYFKYANFGVDSLNAIISSFGLEPFILTHVLLPIGISFYIFESISYIIDVYRGDTPATRNLIDFAAFVAIFPHLIAGPVLRFKDLVDQFNNRTHTLDKFSEGCTRFMQGFIKKVFIADTLAVVADHCFALQNPTTGDAWLGALAYTAQLYFDFSGYSDMAIGLGLMMGFRFMENFKQPYISQSITEFWRRWHISLSTWLRDYLYITLGGNRKGTFNTYRNLFLTMLLGGLWHGANFTYILWGAWHGMWLAIERALGIDTNPQRFNPVKWAFTFLLVVVGWVIFRAENLHVAARMYGAMFSFGDWQLSELNRAQLTGLQVATLVIAYITLAFFGLRDFYRNAKPTPTATPVQVNSDGSIGLDWTRVMTRALILLLFAASILKLSAQSYSPFLYFQF, encoded by the coding sequence ATGGTCTTCTCGTCCAACGTGTTCCTGTTCCTGTTCTTGCCGATCTTCCTCGGCCTGTACTACTTGAGCGGGCAACGTTATCGCAACCTGCTGCTGCTGGTCGCCAGCTACATCTTCTACGCCTGGTGGCGGGTGGACTTCCTGGCCCTGTTCGCCGGGGTCACCCTGTGGAACTACTGGATCGGCCTGAAAGTCGGTGCTGCCGGCGTACGTACCAAGCCGGCGCAGCGCTGGCTGCTGCTTGGCGTAGGGGTAGACCTAGCGATCCTTGGCTACTTCAAATACGCCAACTTCGGCGTCGACAGCCTCAACGCAATCATCAGCTCGTTCGGCCTGGAGCCGTTCATCCTCACCCATGTGCTGCTGCCGATCGGTATCTCGTTCTACATCTTCGAGTCGATCAGCTACATCATCGACGTGTACCGCGGCGACACCCCGGCCACCCGCAACTTGATCGACTTCGCAGCGTTCGTGGCGATCTTCCCGCACCTGATCGCCGGCCCCGTGCTGCGCTTCAAGGACCTGGTCGACCAGTTCAACAACCGCACCCACACCCTGGACAAGTTCTCCGAAGGCTGCACCCGCTTCATGCAGGGCTTCATCAAGAAAGTGTTCATCGCCGACACCCTGGCGGTCGTGGCTGACCACTGCTTCGCCCTGCAAAACCCAACCACTGGCGACGCCTGGCTCGGCGCCCTGGCCTACACCGCGCAGCTGTACTTCGACTTCAGCGGCTACAGCGACATGGCCATCGGCCTGGGCCTGATGATGGGCTTCCGCTTCATGGAAAACTTCAAGCAGCCGTACATCAGCCAGTCGATCACCGAGTTCTGGCGGCGCTGGCACATCAGCCTGTCGACCTGGCTGCGCGATTACCTGTACATCACCTTGGGCGGTAACCGCAAAGGCACCTTCAACACCTACCGCAACTTGTTCCTGACCATGCTGCTGGGCGGCCTGTGGCACGGCGCCAACTTCACCTACATCCTCTGGGGCGCCTGGCATGGCATGTGGTTGGCCATTGAGCGGGCGCTGGGCATCGACACCAACCCGCAGCGCTTCAACCCAGTGAAGTGGGCCTTCACCTTCCTGCTGGTGGTGGTTGGCTGGGTGATCTTCCGTGCCGAAAACCTGCATGTAGCCGCCCGTATGTACGGCGCCATGTTCAGCTTCGGCGACTGGCAGCTGTCGGAGCTCAACCGCGCCCAGCTCACCGGCCTGCAGGTGGCGACCCTGGTCATCGCCTACATCACCCTGGCGTTCTTCGGCTTGCGCGACTTCTACCGCAACGCCAAGCCGACGCCCACGGCCACCCCGGTGCAAGTCAACAGCGACGGCTCGATCGGCCTGGACTGGACCCGGGTGATGACCCGCGCCCTGATCCTGCTGCTGTTCGCAGCCTCGATTCTCAAGCTTTCGGCGCAGAGCTACTCGCCGTTCCTGTACTTCCAGTTCTGA
- a CDS encoding alginate O-acetyltransferase, which translates to MNRTLRVTYSLSFLGLLVGMGAWSTGGFESFQRTAQMTLLNGKLAKAAETHYDEQFPIKRLGTNLWAALDFKLFNEGRPGVVLGRDQWLFSDEEFKPTAGAEQLMQDNLALIRGVRDTLQKHGSQLVLAIIPAKARVYSEYVGKELPASLHDDLYHRFHAQARQANVFAPDLMAPMEQAKARGQVFLRTDTHWTPMGAEVAAQALAEAVSRQRLLQADPQAFITEAGSTAPYKGDLTNFLPLDPLFSNLLPAPDNLQQRSTRPVEAEGEGGDALFADKQIPVALVGTSYSANPHWNFLGALQQALHSDVANYAEDGHGPLLPMLKYLQSDAFKNAAPQVVVWEFPERYLPMKNDLSSFDPQWIAQLKNTRKSEENLALSSTRTNH; encoded by the coding sequence ATGAACCGGACATTACGCGTCACCTATTCCCTGTCGTTCCTCGGCCTGCTGGTCGGCATGGGCGCCTGGTCCACCGGTGGCTTTGAAAGCTTCCAGCGTACCGCGCAAATGACCCTGCTCAACGGCAAGCTGGCCAAGGCCGCCGAGACCCACTACGACGAACAGTTCCCAATCAAGCGCCTGGGCACCAACCTCTGGGCCGCGCTGGACTTCAAGCTGTTCAATGAAGGCCGCCCGGGCGTGGTGCTGGGCCGCGACCAGTGGCTGTTCAGCGACGAAGAGTTCAAGCCCACCGCCGGTGCCGAGCAGCTGATGCAGGACAACCTGGCGCTGATTCGCGGCGTGCGTGACACCTTACAAAAGCACGGCAGCCAACTGGTACTGGCGATCATCCCGGCCAAGGCACGGGTGTACTCGGAATATGTCGGCAAAGAGTTGCCCGCCAGCCTGCATGACGACCTGTACCACCGGTTCCACGCCCAGGCCCGCCAGGCCAATGTATTCGCCCCCGACCTGATGGCGCCGATGGAACAAGCCAAGGCCCGCGGCCAGGTGTTCCTGCGCACCGACACCCACTGGACGCCGATGGGCGCCGAAGTGGCGGCCCAGGCGCTGGCCGAAGCGGTCAGCCGCCAGCGTCTGCTCCAGGCTGACCCGCAGGCGTTCATTACCGAAGCTGGCAGCACTGCGCCGTACAAGGGCGACCTGACCAACTTCCTGCCACTGGACCCACTGTTCAGCAACCTGCTGCCGGCCCCGGACAACCTGCAGCAGCGCAGCACCCGGCCGGTCGAGGCCGAGGGTGAAGGCGGTGACGCGCTGTTCGCCGACAAGCAGATCCCGGTTGCGCTGGTAGGCACCAGCTACAGCGCCAACCCGCACTGGAACTTCCTCGGCGCACTGCAGCAGGCCCTGCACAGTGACGTCGCCAACTACGCCGAAGACGGCCACGGCCCGCTGCTGCCGATGCTCAAGTACCTGCAAAGCGATGCCTTTAAAAACGCCGCACCGCAAGTGGTGGTGTGGGAATTCCCCGAACGTTATCTGCCAATGAAGAACGACCTCAGCAGCTTCGATCCGCAGTGGATCGCCCAGCTGAAAAACACCCGTAAATCCGAAGAAAACCTGGCCTTGTCGTCCACCCGGACGAACCACTGA
- a CDS encoding alginate O-acetyltransferase AlgF — MTTKTSIAKALTLAAGLSLASLHAFAGADAALYGPSAPKGSTFVRLFNAASAPAAASVGNTQIKQVGAQASSDFSFLPGGDYTAQVGGKSVPVKLASDKYYTLVNSASGSPKLIEEPPFKNKQKALVRLQNLSDQQLTLKTADGKTEVVKPVAANGRGEREINPVKVNLALYQGDKKVGDVKPVALERGEAAVLYVTGSGNALSPVWVTRPVASN, encoded by the coding sequence ATGACTACCAAGACTTCCATTGCCAAAGCCCTCACCCTCGCGGCTGGCCTGTCTCTCGCTTCCCTGCACGCCTTCGCCGGCGCCGATGCGGCGCTGTACGGCCCAAGCGCGCCGAAGGGCTCGACCTTCGTGCGCCTGTTCAACGCCGCGAGCGCGCCCGCTGCTGCCAGCGTCGGCAACACCCAGATCAAACAGGTTGGCGCCCAGGCCAGCAGCGACTTCAGCTTCCTGCCGGGCGGCGACTACACCGCCCAGGTCGGCGGCAAGAGCGTGCCGGTCAAGCTGGCCTCGGACAAGTACTACACCCTGGTCAACAGCGCCAGCGGCAGCCCCAAGCTGATCGAAGAGCCGCCGTTCAAGAACAAGCAAAAGGCCCTGGTTCGCCTGCAGAACCTGAGCGACCAGCAACTGACCCTGAAAACCGCTGACGGCAAGACCGAAGTAGTCAAGCCGGTGGCCGCCAACGGCCGTGGCGAACGCGAAATCAACCCGGTCAAGGTCAACCTGGCGTTGTACCAAGGGGACAAGAAAGTGGGTGACGTCAAACCGGTCGCCCTGGAGCGCGGCGAAGCCGCAGTGCTGTACGTAACGGGTTCCGGCAACGCCTTGTCGCCGGTGTGGGTAACTCGCCCCGTGGCTAGCAACTGA
- a CDS encoding mannose-1-phosphate guanylyltransferase/mannose-6-phosphate isomerase → MIPVILSGGSGSRLWPLSRKQFPKQFLALTGAHTLFQQTLERLVFEGMDTPIVVCNKDHKFIVQEQLAALKLETQGILMEPFGRNTAPAVAMAAMKLVNEGRDELMLVLPADHVIDDQKALQRALALATVAAERGEMVLFGVPATKPETGYGYIRSSQDALLPEGVARVAQFVEKPDEKRAAEFVQAGGYFWNSGMFLFRASRFLEELKKHDGDIYDTCVLALERSQEDGEVLSIDEATFACCPDNSIDYAVMEKTQRACVVPMSAGWSDVGCWSSLWEVHEKDDNGNVTKGDVVVQDSHNCMIHGNGKLVSVIGLENIVVVETKDAMMIAHKDKVQGVKQMVKTLDEQGRSETQNHLEVYRPWGSYDSVDMGGRFQVKHITVKPGASLSLQMHHHRAEHWIVVSGTAEVTCDENVFLLTENQSTYIPIASVHRLRNPGKIPLEIIEVQSGSYLGEDDIERFEDVYGRTSTPVERGVSVKTIAQ, encoded by the coding sequence ATGATCCCGGTAATTCTTTCTGGTGGTAGCGGTTCGCGTCTGTGGCCTCTGTCGCGCAAGCAGTTCCCCAAGCAGTTCCTGGCCCTGACCGGTGCACACACCCTGTTCCAGCAAACCCTCGAGCGCCTGGTGTTCGAGGGCATGGACACGCCGATCGTGGTCTGCAACAAGGACCATAAGTTCATCGTCCAGGAACAACTGGCCGCGCTGAAGCTGGAAACCCAAGGCATCCTGATGGAGCCGTTCGGCCGCAACACCGCGCCGGCCGTGGCCATGGCTGCCATGAAACTGGTCAACGAAGGCCGCGACGAGCTGATGCTGGTGCTGCCCGCCGACCACGTGATCGATGACCAAAAAGCCCTGCAACGCGCCCTGGCCCTGGCCACCGTGGCCGCCGAGCGCGGCGAGATGGTGCTGTTCGGTGTGCCGGCGACCAAGCCGGAAACCGGCTACGGCTATATCCGCTCCAGCCAGGACGCGCTGCTGCCTGAAGGCGTGGCGCGGGTTGCGCAGTTCGTCGAAAAGCCCGACGAAAAACGCGCTGCCGAGTTCGTCCAGGCCGGCGGCTACTTCTGGAACAGCGGCATGTTCCTGTTCCGTGCCAGCCGCTTCCTCGAAGAGCTGAAAAAGCACGACGGCGACATCTATGACACCTGTGTATTGGCCCTGGAGCGCAGCCAGGAAGACGGCGAGGTGCTGAGCATCGACGAAGCCACCTTCGCCTGCTGCCCGGACAACTCCATTGATTACGCGGTGATGGAAAAGACCCAGCGCGCCTGCGTGGTACCGATGTCGGCCGGCTGGAGCGACGTGGGTTGCTGGTCGTCGCTGTGGGAAGTGCACGAGAAGGATGACAACGGCAACGTTACCAAGGGCGACGTGGTGGTGCAGGACAGCCACAACTGCATGATCCATGGCAATGGCAAGTTGGTGTCGGTGATCGGCCTGGAAAACATCGTGGTGGTCGAGACCAAGGACGCGATGATGATTGCCCACAAGGACAAGGTTCAGGGCGTCAAGCAGATGGTCAAGACCCTCGACGAGCAGGGCCGCAGCGAAACCCAGAACCACCTGGAAGTGTATCGCCCGTGGGGCTCGTACGACTCGGTGGACATGGGCGGCCGCTTCCAGGTCAAGCACATCACGGTCAAGCCAGGCGCCAGCCTGTCGTTGCAGATGCACCACCACCGCGCCGAACACTGGATCGTGGTCTCCGGCACCGCCGAGGTCACCTGCGACGAGAACGTGTTCCTGCTGACCGAGAACCAGTCCACCTACATCCCGATCGCCTCGGTGCACCGCCTACGCAACCCAGGCAAGATCCCGCTGGAGATCATCGAAGTGCAGTCTGGCAGCTACCTGGGCGAGGATGACATCGAGCGCTTCGAGGATGTGTATGGGCGGACATCGACGCCAGTCGAGCGTGGTGTGTCGGTGAAGACCATCGCGCAGTAA